TGGTAGTTCTTGGAGTAGAGCgcaaatatgaaaattaagtgagccgacatttaaaaatttttcgaatatttttttattgaaaaaatgtgaaaattaatgaaaattaaattagccgacactaaaaaatttattttttttattaattaaaaattatacctaagaaactatttttaaaaaattccatatataatttttaaaattttcttcatgtgaaaatttttattataattttttaaaaattatttttcaataaaatgaataaaaaattttaattaataatttaaaaaattttataacaaaaattatggcaaaaaaaaattgacatttagaaatttaaaaaaataaaaaatgcaattttttttaaataattctttggaaaaaatctttttgttaaataaagttaaaaaattgtcaagtgacagctaacttgaatgtcattgaaaaaattattacaaaaaaaaattcatttgtaaaaaacttgaaaaattgtaagtgcaatttttaaatatttttttattctaatttaattattgaaaaaaaaaaaaattaaaaacgtcggctaacttatgaaaataaagaaaatttttatgattttttttattaaagaattatgaaaaaaaaatttttttcatttgttaaaaacttgaaaaactataagtgcaattttttaaaaatattttttagttataatttaatgactaTGTGAGCAGAcgtctaaaattttttgattttttttttttttttattaaattacaactaaaaagatatttataaaaaattgcacttgaagtttttcaagttttttacatgtgaaatttttattttttaataaaaaatttctaaaaattttgaaatgtcagctaacttgatttttatataattaaataaattaagcaaaataaaaaatgaaaattaagttagccgagatctaaaaattttagaattttttttattgaaaaaattaatacaaaaaaatttcatttgtaaaaaactttaaaaactgtaagtgcaatttttaaaaaatatttttttgttgtaatttaattaaaaaaaaaaaaaattaaaaatgttggctaactttattattatatgaaaattaagttagccgacatctaaaaatttttagaattttttttcattgaaaaaatgattaaaaaaaataaaaaaaatttttcatatgtaaaaaactttaaaaactgtcagtgcaatttttaaaaatatcattttttctaatttaatctaaaaaaaaaaaaatcaaaaaattaaaaacgtcggctaactttattattatggcTCTTTAATATTGTAGCGCAAATGCGCAAACCGATTTTGTTGTGGACCCCGTTTCTCTCTCAGATACTACCGAGCTCTCTCTTCCCGCTTTCCACTTCTCTTCCTTTTCCATTCCGTGTTTTTCCTCtgctctctctttctctctgcTGTAACTCTACGACCGAGCCCGGGTGTAGTAAGTGGTGAATAGACGGACGAACGGAAACCCACGCCTTTTCCCACCAAGCATTCCCTAAGTTAAGCTACACAGATCCTCGACGCCAAGCTAAGGATTACCAGGCTCGCATCAACAATTTTTCACTCCCCATCacattttttaaggttaaaaaatatttttaaaattttaaacttctcccgctaactttttttaaaactgattattaaaattaaaaatttttcacttacaGATTAAAATTCTTACCTGTCGAgtcttgaattttaaaatctttaattttttataaaaattcatcaccTGGGGCcctgaaaatttcttgagccGGCTTGGACCTTTTCACTGGACGCGTTCCACAGAAAACTAGCAGCTGCGCAGTGGACTGTAACTTGTAAACTGCGCCGCTTGCTCCCCACTGAGCTCCTGAATTTCCGTCGAAGCTTGCTGGGCTGTGTTGGACCTCGTTCGATCGTTGCAGCCCAAGGAAACTCCACAGCCATTGTGTTGAAAGAGCCCAAGACGTTCGGATAGTGTAACAAGACCGGACAGCCGGAGATagtttttcctttttttacaatttgtgATATTGTACACTGTGCCAACGAGGTGagtttattattcattaaataacaatattaattattgacaattgaaaaatttattaccttttttattgaaattgttTTTACGCGAATGGTGACGCGGCGTCCTTTCCACGTTTTTAAATAACTcgcttttttttaacttttattattcgaattattaatatttatttatctaacattaaaactaatttgattaaattttaattttaattttttaagtaattttatgaattaattgcGTCATTTTTCCGCGCTTTTTCTTCACGCATCGCCATCTTGTCTCGTTTGTTCATCTAGGCGGCCATTGTATGTCCATGAACGCGACAaatctatgaaattttttttttatttttctaacaattgttttttaataattataattaattttaattgtcttttttaattgttaattaattttaaaaaaataacgtgttttaaaattatttcttaaatatttaatttaaaaatatcaatttaaaatttcgcgcgcttttaatttaaaatttaaatttttataaaaataattatttttgattttttacgaGCGAGTTTCCGGAAAAGGGGGATCGGTACGTGCATGGTAATCGAAAATTTCTCTATTTCTTTCTCTCTCACTTGAAGCCGGCGTTGCGCGTCGGTTCTATGGTGGCGACGGCAAAGTGGGGTCGTGCAACGGAACTTACGCCATTGTCGCGAAGGGCAGCGCTTAGAACGCACGTCGTGTTGGAAGCTCCAgggtgttttattttaattaactttttattttaaaaaatattttgtgatttttttcaaaataacaatCTGGTGagtcattaattataattataattattattataattattattataataaaataacaaaatctcgcgattttaaatctaaattcCGCAAACGTGACGCTGGAAAATCGTGCATGCGATCAATACTAATTCctaacaaatatttacataACAATTCTtacttgattaattatttagcgATAAAATAATCGTCGTAGAATTATATATTGAGCTTACGAcgtatttattgattaaaaaaaataatttaatatttttcgcgTAATTTTCTTTCGAGTTTTCGCCATTTTGTCCGGGTTCGACCCCGTTCGCCGCCATGTTGAGTGCCCCTGTTGCCGTTGTTTCCACGGGAATTCGTACTTGGAAAAGAGGGGACTAATATTTGTGCTTAGTCCTAAAATTTacaatgcaaaaaaattttttttttattaattaacatttttaataattaatttagttgaaataaaattaacaatattttttattttattttttttttcgggttaatttaaaacagaataaattaattttttacctcaACATGAGTAATGCAATTTAatctcaataataatataaataaattacgcaATCGTTGGCGCGCAAGCGTTAATAATCAAGTTGGTCGATCGTTGCTTCGCTCCCACCatttaatttcacaataataacaataataatagtacaACTGAGTTTGCGCGGTTAAACTTGCtcaattgatttttcttaataaattttgcattaattattttttttattttataaaattttattaaaatttataaattttaatttttaaaattgagagattaaaattttttttgaaattgttttattaaattttgcattaattattttttttattttttatagaatttgattaaaatttataaattttaatttttaaaaaattgaaaaatttttttgaatttatttttgaaaaaaaaattgaaaaattagattttcGGGCACGAAAATTATTGGGCCATCCCTGATTTTCTTGCAAGCCGGTAGTCGTTAACTGCGCAGAAAGCTGACGCGCAGAATTGGATAACTCGAAGTTTCCATGTCGCGTCTGCGCAATACATTAGTTCACCTCCCGCATCATCCCCACTCGGTGGTTTAGAGTAAAGTCGTTACCGTTAGGAGGACACGCACAAAGGAAAAAGACCAGACTAGCCGGACGCGCTTGCATCACAGCCATTTTGGAAGCTTCTCTTCAACAACACGGAGCTTTCGCGTCGCGTCaccatttattatttcttttattaagtttttattataaaagctACGCGATTTAATTACCGTTTGTGCCAAGactgatgaattttttgactaagaagtattttttattaaattttggcTTTTATTTGTGATCCCTCAGTTCATCCTGACCGTTATTGATACAAAGCTGAGACAAAGAAGTTAACATGGAGGACGATCAGCAGTTCTGCCTTAGGTGGAACAATCACCAAACGAcgttaattcaaaattttgatacaTTGCTGGAAAGCGGTACCTTGGTCGACTGCACCTTGGCAGCGGAGGGGAAATACCTTAAGGCCCACAAAGTTGTCCTCTCCGCGTGTAGTCCATACTTtgaggtaattatttttaataattcttttttttttttaatttttaaaaatatttttactgttgcaaaatatattaatctgaaaaatttaatcaaatcttgaaaattaacaaaaaacaatttaattaaaatcttgaaaattttaacttgaaaaaaaaaaaaaatttatctaaatcttgaaatttttttttattaaaaaaaattttcattaaaattttaaaaattttaattataaagaaattttttatcaaaatcttgaaaatttttattttaaaaaaatttttttattgaaataaaattttaattaaaatcttgaaaattttttatttaaaagtaatttttttatcaaaatcttgaaattttttttattaaaaaaaaaaattttaattaatatcttggaaattttttattaaaaagaaaattattgttcaaatcttgaaaatttatatttaaaaaaatttttaataaaaatcttgaaaatttgatcgaaaatgaatttaatatttaattataaagaaaaaaaaaagtaacggTAAAAATATTCAACGATTGAGTCATTTGGTTGAGTTTCATGAGAATAAAAAGAGAAAATAACTAGGGAgaggtagaaaaaaaaaaatataaaagaccAGGTCGATAGTGGTTGGCGTCAGCAGCTCAAGCGAGCGTTAGATCAATACCGAATAGAAAGAGATGTGAGGAGGTGATGTCGAAACACAAGATGGCGGCCAGCAGACGAAGCAGAAGCAGAACTGCGAGACCTGGGAAACAGGAGAGACGAGGAGAGGGGGCAATCTGCCTCCCCTCCTGCGGTTAGTTCTGATCAATACAGGGAAAGCAAGATGGCTGTTCCAGGGCACTTGCCCTGATTACTTTTTATGCCCTATGACTCAATCAATACTTACTCCTCTTGATTTAATGCTTTGATAGGTTGAAAGActgagattttaatttaaattctttttttacagGGTCTTCTTAGTGAGCACTATGACAAACATCCCGTTTTCATCCTCAAAGATGTTAAGTTTAAAGAACTTAAAGCCATGATGGACTACATGTACAGAGGAGAGGTGAACATCTCTCAGGACCAATTGGCAGCTCTTTTAAAAGCCGCCGAGTCGTTACAAATCAAAGGGCTCTCGGAAAGTAAAACCGGCAGCAGTGGTAGTACAAGTAGCAGTAAGGCAGAAACAAGATCACAAAAGACTGCACAACCCTCAGCCCCCTCGTTGGACATTCCTCACTCGTCTTCCGGCCtcacaattgaaaaaaacaacaaagTTCCTCGTCAAAGTCTCGCCCAGACCTCTGTTGGCGATTTACCCGAAGATTCCGCAAGTCCCTCTTTATCAAAAGGCATTTCCTCcaggtaatttatttttttttaacttaaaatgctataaataattttttactcaatttttttttttactaattttttgctcattttttttttttaattaattttttgctcatttgcttattaaaaaatttttttttgctcattttttattaattaaatttttactattttttttattcaaaaattcttttgctcattttttattaatttaattttagtcattttttattagttaattttttgctcaatttttattgataaattttttcttcattttttattaaaaaattttttaggttattttttattgataaattttttttttttttgttttacaggGAAGGCTCAGTAAGTCCAAACGGACGAAAACGTAAAAGATACAGGCGAAGAAGTCTAAACGATGACAACCCAATTGACAACCACGAAACCTCAAACTCGAGCGACATGTCTCATCAAACTATGAACGTGCCTGCTCTTGGTGTTGCCCCGGTAGCCGATGAGAAATCAATGTCTGACCCATCTGACTCTCTTGGCAGATCCGCACTTATGCAACAACTGACTAAACCCGCTGACGATATGCTAccggtaattattttattattcatttattcaactttgattcttagaatttttatttcctcgAAAATCGCgagtaatgaaattttcttatcttattttcgtggaaaaaaaatatttatacaaagTATCTGATTACGCCAGCGCCTAATGGAACTTAAGTTTGATACTTATTTTCTTTCGCTTCGTTGGTAGATTAAATTCTTGCTCTATCCTACTGTCGCGTCTTATTACCATGACACTTTTCAGTGCGGAAACAGCAtgagacattttttttccttaataattattttttatttttttctttattaaattttttttataataattttttttatcctttttatgaattcttataaataataattatgatatcaatattagtaataataatcataaaaatcataataaaaaataataacaaataatgaataaataataataataataatcgtaacaacaataataatattaataataacaacaataataataataataataaataaatgttatttaataaaaataataaaattaacatcgATCAAAATTTCgagtcaaattattattattatcatcaaaaattttgtaataaaaaaataataataataaatgctatttaataaaaaaacaatgaacttaacactgataaaaatttcaagtcaaattattattattacgattattaaaaaattttgtaattaataataataataatcataataataataataataaatgctctaataaaaaatactaaaattaaaattgatcaaaatttcaagtcgtatcattattattattattatcatgattattgaaaattttttactttcgtaattattaaaaatactaataaaaatcgtaatactaattaattaattataaaataattaattacagatGCCTGTTGAAAAACCTGAGCCTAATGACACACTGATTGAGCCAAAGTCTGAGTACCTGGATGAAGCTGAGGACAGTGTTGAAGACTTGACACTTGATGACGAAGGAATGGATGACACTATGGATGATGGAAACAGAGCTGGACCCTCTCACGACCCCTCCCACCCTGGTACgtattctaaaataaaattcaatccttaataaatttatcccaaattttaattttttattttgaatttgaagaataaaatttaaaaaaaaaaaaaaaaaaaaaaaaaaaaaaaaaaattaacagataCTGTTGATCAGCTGATAAAAAATCAGGTAGAGTCTCGgaaaaaatatcttcaaaCGCGGtaataatttcttcaattatttcCTAAGAAATGATTGAATAATCTTGAGTTTATTTTGTCCCAACATTACACCGGGAGGAAAATTCTCCATCTAGAGCTTGGGTTTCCTCGTTGCAGGTAGGGGGGGAGCGCGGTCTTGTACGAGAGGTAATTTGGTCGCTGGTGGTGAGACGGACACCACCAGCTGGGCATCTCATTTCCTCGATTGTAAAAAGGTATCGATTGTCAGCAATTGCTATATTAATCAGCGACCAGAATCGCGTCCGGATGTTGACGTGTCCGCGTTGCTCAAGTCACTCGCCAGCAAGCAGGGTAGAAAATATAGTTTAGACTGCGTTAAAAAATCCCTGGAGGCGATATTACAGCAAGGTGTCAGTACTACTCAGGCATCTGAAATGTACGGGATTAATCGATCTACTctacaattttatttgaaaaaattaaatgtcgTAAGACGTCGTTGGAGACAACCCGCCTCTGCTCTAGTCATTCAGCatcaataattatgaaatgaccttttattttgtgaactactgacatttttaaaagtataaactcatcctggtgttacactcatcgagacctttcatttgagtacccgcatcaattttacatatattttctatatttatatatattacatatatgaaaaatatatcaaaaatgcatgtgggtactccaatgaaagctcttgataagtgtaacatcgggatgagtttatatcttaaaaaatgtcaataattaagaaatgaccttatatcttgtaaactattgacatttttaaaaatataagctcgtcctgatgttatactcatcgagacctttcatttgagtacccacatcaatttttcatatattttacatatttatatatataatatatatgtatatatgaaaaatatatcaaaaatgcatgtgggtactcaaatgaaagctctcaatgagtctaacatcatgatgagcttatatttttaaaatatatattatatatatatgtatatatgaaaaatatatcaaaaaagcatgtgggtactcaaatgaaagcacttgataaatgtaacatcaagatgagcttaaatttttaaaatcgtcaatattaaaaaagtacagttcaatttaacaaaattcattatttaataaagcaaaattttaatttatcatagttcacaagtctcggcaaaaaataaataaactgtaatattctattaaaaggaatttttacagtgaaaattttccaattcgAATTTAATTGCCAATTGATAATTATCCTAGATGATAACTTTATCTCTAATGCACTGGTGATAATTACTTTAGACTGATTCAAACagtatttgttattaaattttaattgaaagaaaaataaaattcccaactacttgataaaaaataaatgtatcacATGTAGATAATTACTAGCTTGTAATcgaaaatagaaataaatgtAACGCAcataaaaatatgataaaaaaaattattcttcaaattcaattttgtatttttttaatgactttattttttcaataaattttatttttaacttatttttttttttttttttctcccaaTTACAGGCCTTGGATCGTGGCATGTAACTGGCGACCGAAGTAACGCGGGAGGCGTTGTCGGATCTGTAGTTGCTGGAGCACCTGGTTCTAATGATGAAGTTTTCATGCAGGCCCAGGAAGCTGCACAGGCTCACCGCGACTCTCAAGGTAGGCACAACTCGCCAATTTATACCTGCCTTCGGCTCCCGTAACAATCGGCACAATTTAAtctctaaatttttcaacgtatttttttttatcaataaaaataattacataatcGCGTAATAATTTCCGCTTCGATAAATGAGTTACTCATTTAAAAATCAGATTAAATTccattattgtttttttttttatttaattaaaaaattaagtgccCATTGCGCAGGCGAGTCGAGGCTTAAATTTTCGTTGCCGGACAATGTGGTTCAACCGAAGAATTCGGTGTTGTTTCAAGCGTAGCACGGTCTCTGAAAGAACTCTCAgttctctatttttttttttaattagggcactatatatatttttcccaaaaaatatataaaattacaatttattttttctttcaatttggatctttattttatttattatttcttccgCTTCCACGCGCTGCGAGATTTAATTCTCGTAACGTGTTGTCGCGTCCTCTCtctccttaaaaaataatccaccagaagaagaaaattaattaacacccccccaattaaaaaacaaatttttttctaatttttagaaccgaaattatacaaaaaaaaaatttattaaaatttttagaaacgagattaagcaaaaaaaatttttttctaatttttagaaaCGAGATTAggtcttgaaaaatttattaaaaaatttttcagtcgattttaaaaatttttaacaactaaaagaaaaaagaagagACTGTATTAATCCTacagaagaagaaaaattaattaataccctcccgataataaaaaaaaatttttctaatatgtTAGGAGCGAgatttagtataaaaaaaattttttctaatttttaaaaacgagattgagataaaaaaaaaattattaaaaattcgcGGTTGAGttggtaaatttttaacagtaaattAAAGAGAAGGGAGAGACTATTCGCAGAGACGTTCCCACGTAAAGTTGTTGGCCTTGGTCTCTATTGAGAGCTTAAAAGAGAAACTTATCGCAGCAACTAACCAAGTATTGAAAGACCCCCGGGGTcctaatataatataattcctaatataatattatattatatattatactcAGCAAGGAATTTAAAATTCTGCTAGCTCGTATTTGTATTCGCAAAAGGCAGATCTCATCCGCGTATGGCCGGCAACTTGAATCAACACATATATATCCACTCTTCTCTGCTTTAATAGAACGGACGCGCTTAACATTCGTGAGAAGCTAGAAAGAGAGAGCACGACCTAGATTCCATTCTCGGGTTCCATGCTCTCGCGACACGTATCAAGATAACGCAAAATCACAatcttcaatattaaaaaaaaaaaatatttttttcgggTATGAAAACGCagctgttgaattttttttcgctgtaCATCTGCCTGTACAGCTGTCGCCAGATGGCAAAGCAAGCCAAAAGGAGTCAATATAATTTCGCAGATGTCGGAAATTTTTTAGCAACCGGTCAAGTTAACTTGGCTAACTTATTTAGGCCACGTGTAGTTAACTTGAAATTTCTCGGGTATTTATGGCGATATAT
The sequence above is drawn from the Cotesia glomerata isolate CgM1 linkage group LG4, MPM_Cglom_v2.3, whole genome shotgun sequence genome and encodes:
- the LOC123264132 gene encoding uncharacterized protein LOC123264132 isoform X7; the encoded protein is MEDDQQFCLRWNNHQTTLIQNFDTLLESGTLVDCTLAAEGKYLKAHKVVLSACSPYFEGLLSEHYDKHPVFILKDVKFKELKAMMDYMYRGEVNISQDQLAALLKAAESLQIKGLSESKTGSSGSTSSSKAETRSQKTAQPSAPSLDIPHSSSGLTIEKNNKVPRQSLAQTSVGDLPEDSASPSLSKGISSREGSVSPNGRKRKRYRRRSLNDDNPIDNHETSNSSDMSHQTMNVPALGVAPVADEKSMSDPSDSLGRSALMQQLTKPADDMLPMPVEKPEPNDTLIEPKSEYLDEAEDSVEDLTLDDEGMDDTMDDGNRAGPSHDPSHPGLGSWHVTGDRSNAGGVVGSVVAGAPGSNDEVFMQAQEAAQAHRDSQEKNWSSSNWTLPTLPSTSGKDPTSTRRLRSTTFGDDGFYATKGRVHRLGPRKYLCRDCGDTFTLKASLTRHQALECRDQMLAKKAMKVKAMMGVKTLKSGVRGRPRTIRPKMKTTMPLKTIKTIPAKSTTVVNLASLKSMPIEELQQYLKPDPDGPPDAKQGILAFGTNPGDQPPKKKKKHTCKRCGRIYAFYTSLWRHLHYECGMEPKFSCEACPLRFAQKSNLERHFKNMHTPHPHNITI
- the LOC123264132 gene encoding longitudinals lacking protein isoform X9, translated to MEDDQQFCLRWNNHQTTLIQNFDTLLESGTLVDCTLAAEGKYLKAHKVVLSACSPYFEGLLSEHYDKHPVFILKDVKFKELKAMMDYMYRGEVNISQDQLAALLKAAESLQIKGLSESKTGSSGSTSSSKAETRSQKTAQPSAPSLDIPHSSSGLTIEKNNKVPRQSLAQTSVGDLPEDSASPSLSKGISSREGSVSPNGRKRKRYRRRSLNDDNPIDNHETSNSSDMSHQTMNVPALGVAPVADEKSMSDPSDSLGRSALMQQLTKPADDMLPMPVEKPEPNDTLIEPKSEYLDEAEDSVEDLTLDDEGMDDTMDDGNRAGPSHDPSHPGLGSWHVTGDRSNAGGVVGSVVAGAPGSNDEVFMQAQEAAQAHRDSQDFQPQSMIPGKQGACGYSVLPLMKNLATMWLAKQRTQFSYRCDQCGKGYQHRATLVRHTRHECGKDPKFKCPYCVHRTKQRGNLYQHIRTNHPGKNVFTRLWANYPSQQFSRAESYSTHLGSIRMMRSSRRSMTHQVCLDKRPGCYNCPKCGKEYRWIRNMKNHLKVECGKEPTEFCPYCPHKTRYKRSLQKHILRIHSS
- the LOC123264132 gene encoding zinc finger and BTB domain-containing protein 5 isoform X6 produces the protein MEDDQQFCLRWNNHQTTLIQNFDTLLESGTLVDCTLAAEGKYLKAHKVVLSACSPYFEGLLSEHYDKHPVFILKDVKFKELKAMMDYMYRGEVNISQDQLAALLKAAESLQIKGLSESKTGSSGSTSSSKAETRSQKTAQPSAPSLDIPHSSSGLTIEKNNKVPRQSLAQTSVGDLPEDSASPSLSKGISSREGSVSPNGRKRKRYRRRSLNDDNPIDNHETSNSSDMSHQTMNVPALGVAPVADEKSMSDPSDSLGRSALMQQLTKPADDMLPMPVEKPEPNDTLIEPKSEYLDEAEDSVEDLTLDDEGMDDTMDDGNRAGPSHDPSHPGLGSWHVTGDRSNAGGVVGSVVAGAPGSNDEVFMQAQEAAQAHRDSQGEETCIRIGEVKYACSNENCDRVFSNNEARYIHTKYHCGKPPRFKCSQCNYKSVKKQNIQAHAKRLHLDDDARVIELYNASTSGFDGNDAFETFMEIIPKIEPDTMDLKPQQFDVKPRIRVKSNIEIKSEINISTVSGVGIFTCPNLNCGRTFKNIASRNRHLKKICAQTPNFKCSRCDFKALLKETVEDHGRKMHRRCKTSVVELLKPVAGELICPNENCQKVYASRKRLEHHVKYDCKKLLPRFKCYYCQYKAFFKSQVKKHVIRNHPSMECRLINLISDD